A genome region from Carassius carassius chromosome 23, fCarCar2.1, whole genome shotgun sequence includes the following:
- the LOC132101846 gene encoding proton-coupled zinc antiporter SLC30A1-like — MVRISSSSSMCVLVFTLGFLVFEIVVGQICRSLLIAVDSFHTLYVFINLALSAIKHHFASSRPDVCASGALSSLCVEDYRRMRLKPFGVLISALILASQCVSISLQILTHLVQPEPVQHPLLSTVVGGTSLIFNVLVLACSRGTDEAADGISKSLVRNDPYSTFNPEASSVLDPGRAESPKSSISDPVQSSPAQTPIPRICGSAQDIIQHSEPLPGEPRRSACTEPTVSRCAHGLMGSIAVVQDLLGSVLVLCNGLVLLLSAAHCHQPHSDCHLLVYLDAGLSSVCVLVLLSVALPRLWRCGLLVLQATLLHVSVAQVRRRITRVPGVLSVHELHVWQLSEALLVASLHVHCPAELNAAHCTDLMERITAALNAFGIKHCTVQPELSRSAAATCSLRCGQECVDKLCCSPREEQEESCSPAPYSGDQITDVVIQSTYL; from the exons ATGGTGAGGATATCCAGCTCTTCTTCCATGTGCGTGCTGGTCTTCACCTTGGGCTTCCTCGTGTTTGAGATTGTAGTCGGCCAGATTTGCAGATCTCTCCTCATCGCGGTGGACAGCTTCCACACGCTCTATGTTTTCATAAATCTGGCTCTATCAGCAATAAAGCATCATTTTGCTTCATCCCGTCCAGACGTCTGTGCTTCAGGAGCTCTGAGCTCTCTCTGTGTGGAGGACTACAGAAGGATGCGTCTCAAACCCTTCGGCGTCCTGATCTCAGCTCTGATCTTGGCCTCTCAGTGTGTCTCCATCAGTCTGCAGATCCTCACACATCTCGTCCAGCCTGAACCCGTTCAACACCCACTCCTGTCCACTGTGGTTGGAGGAACTAGTCTGATATTCAATGTCCTTGTGTTGGCCTGCAGCAGAGGGACTGATGAAGCTGCTGATGGGATCAGCAAGAGTCTGGTGCGAAACGACCCTTATTCTACATTTAACCCTGAAGCCTCTAGTGTTCTGGATCCAGGTAGAGCTGAGTCCCCAAAGTCCAGCATCTCTGATCCAGTTCAGTCCAGTCCTGCACAAACGCCCATTCCTCGTATCTGTGGAAGTGCTCAGGACATCATTCAGCATTCAGAGCCACTTCCAGGAGAACCGCGTCGCTCCGCCTGCACTGAACCCACCG TTTCCCGGTGTGCTCATGGACTCATGGGCTCCATCGCCGTGGTCCAGGATCTTCTGGGTTCAGTGCTGGTTCTGTGTAATGGTCTGGTTCTCCTGCTGTCTGCAGCACACTGTCATCAGCCTCACTCTgactgtcatctgctggtgtatCTGGACGCAGGGTTGTCCTCGGTGTGTGTGCTGGTGTTGTTGTCCGTGGCTCTGCCGAGGCTGTGGCGCTGTGGGCTGCTGGTGCTGCAGGCGACGCTGCTGCATGTGTCCGTGGCTCAGGTGCGGCGGAGGATCACACGAGTCCCAGGTGTGCTGTCTGTCCACGAGCTGCATGTGTGGCAGCTGTCCGAGGCGCTGCTGGTGGCCTCGCTGCACGTGCACTGTCCGGCCGAGCTGAACGCAGCGCACTGCACAGATCTGATGGAGAGGATCACAGCAGCGCTGAACGCTTTCGGCATCAAACACTGCACCGTGCAGCCGGAGCTCAGCCGGAGCGCCGCCGCGACCTGCAGTCTGCGCTGTGGTCAGGAGTGTGTGGACAAGCTCTGCTGCTCCCCTCGAGAGGAACAGGAGGAGTCCTGCTCTCCAGCGCCGTACAGTGGTGATCAGATCACAGATGTGGTTATTCAGAGCACGTACCTGTGA